aaacaaacgacacctaaccaaataaacctcttttcatgtcatggcacaattctcttggccgaaatttggataggaaaaataatcccctgaataccactcgagcttcaaaattatagaatatttccctctaggttccctgcatacaaatgaagtcgtcaagtttttcaggaaaaatcactcgtgcttcgcactcgtgattttttagcctgaaaaacttgactccttcatttgtttgcaacgaatctatcgggaaatattcgataattttgaaccacttgtggtattatatgtgataaaaattttgatgcGGGGGAGTGTCATTGGACAAATATATAATAGACCAAGAATAACAGGACAAGTTACACAGGACTCATTGGGTGATCACGGTTGTGTCCGCTTGGTTCACTTGTTGATTCTTTTATCTCTATAACTAGATTAAATCTGATCGCGAATCACGCTTTCGAGACTGATActctgaattttattgaatatagaTTAATCTAAAAAAGATTATTTCTCTCGTTTCCATAGAATTTAATGAGCAATTGAGTGGAGAAGAGGTAAGATGAGATCCTTTTGGAGAAATGTCTCATTTCAATTGAGATTTTATGTGCCTCATTTCATCTCTTCATCGCTTAATCAAAAGTGTGCTAAACTATTTGAATTCATGGAATCGATGAATTTCCTGCGGGTGTTATTTTCACAGAAAAGcgaggaaataaataattagtaaAGTATAGTTAGACACAAGTGGAGTAAATCGAGAGTGTGAGAAATGTTATGCGATTCATTGTCAATCTGTTTATCTTTAGTTgatcaatttgtttttttggttgttcttcaaaattttttttctttacataTTGACTGAAAATTGTACAGATGTGATTGATTTTTGGAAGTACGCAGATTATGGGATCATAATTTCTTTAGCTTTGGTCACAATGCAACCATCGCAATGCAATCGATAATACAAACAAGTACATATTAACACTATAATTACTATTAACTCTGAATTAGTAGCGCTGTCATGATCGTCTACTGTCACATTATCATCATTACtatttaatattcattgaTTAAAGCAAAAATGTACTATTTAATTGATCAAGTTCAGTAGCAAGTTTTCCTATaggaaatattgaataattttttttttgtttctgcaAGTCACACCTGTAAAATCGCtcacatttttcaatatagTTTCATTTGTTGAAAGAGGGGGAAGTTACGTTCGTCCATCGAATTTAATTTCGTCCATCCGCTTATGTACGAATATTTGCGGTATTAGTTTAATTTGTTGAGGTACAGTAGGGTTAATTGATGATTTGACGCAATCGttagatttgaattttttggaggGAGAGGAGTAGGATGACGTATGTTTAGAGGGACAATTTCAAGctttcaataaatcatttttttgtttatacttgtaaaaagtgaatagtaataaaaatcattcaatcacgACATGCCAGTTGTCACTACCAACACCCATTCAACTATACTTCATAGCTATCCAATGCCAACATGTAGTTTTGCCAACAAACaaacttaaataaaatcaaataatcatAGTTCCTTCCTGCCTCGTTTTTAGTGCGACTAAATGACTCTCGTGTTTCCAGCTGTGAATGACAGTAATTTCTTTTCCACCGCCCGGCCCAACTCTTGGATGTAAATACTAACAGTAGCACATCTTTCTCCTGCCAACTCCTAACTGACAAATATAAGAATATTTTCATCCTCACCCAGACAGCATTATCTGGATCAGTGTGCCTCAGGGGATAATAAAGGATTACTTAGTGCTTCTAATAGCGGATTAGGGCTCACTTCTTCGTCGCCGACTCAGCAATCGAAAATCATGAAACTAAGTTGACAGACGCTCGACACTGGATACCTATAAGTCTAGGTTTTTCATTCATGCACAGTTTGACACGCACAGTGgtgggaaaatattgtttcattGCAGTTTTACTCCTTTTCTTCTGCTAAGAATTTCACAGAGTACTCCATTGATTCTTCTAACATCACACGAAGAGGTCAAATCGGCTAAAATTACTCAACCGTTTAGCAATataattaatgtaaattttctAAGCCTTAACATAGTTAAGCTTTGACTTTTCCTATAGTTTATTATCCGTCGGATATTTTAACAAAATCGGTCAAAGAATGACTAGAAATTTCGTAGAAATCCCAGAAAATTGACCaagtttttccaatttttttttgtgtgtacTGTACTGCTCAAGTTGAGTTTATTCATACTACTTTAATGCGCTATAGAGGGACGTATTACAAAGCCTCAGGTATCCAATTTTGCCCAAAGGTACTCAGGATTCATTTCTACGAAGAATGATTGTTCTAGAGGACGACAAGGGGAGGGGCACAGTGAATATTGCAGGTGCACATCACTGAGGGATGTTAAGGCAGGTACACACCTTACCGTAGATGGCAATTCAACCTGACCCTTACTGAGCCCACTCCGGTGAATAATAAGGAATCCTTTTAAATCCCCTTCGACCCACTACTCCCACCTTGTAATGAAAAGGTAGGGCCATGGGCCTAACTATCCAGTCAGAATTTACCTCGTCTTTAACACGTACACAAATGgaggtaaaaatatttttgcaccGCTCAGTTGTTGAACTTCAGCCCCAGAAGATGTTACAGTGAAATTGTGTCAACAAGTTTTGAGGTTTCTAtcagtttgaaaaataattttacagtGATATTGTGTCACCAAGGTCTGGATCACAATTAAGTTTGAAGAATGGATGCTAATGGGAAACCGTACATTCAAATACTGGAACAACCAGCCAGCAGAGAGTTTCGATTTCGTTATGAATGTGAACGGCGCTCACATGGAAGTATACCTGGAGTACATACCaccgtcgtgaagaaaacctATCCGAAGATCAGGGTAAttgattttatattattgatacTCATATATTCTTCGTAGAGATTTATCGATCCCTGAaaccattgaattttatttttcttttagaatgttgtgcattaaaaaaaatcacaaaatctATCAAAATGTTGTTGATAATTGTGTTAGGTAGTGCGCCCATTCTATTCAAATGTCTCGGACCCTTACACCTCATTTAGTCATGGTCCTGTCGACATAGCTTACGAGTAGTTGTAGTTTTCGCCCATCTCGTTTGTTCGACGAAGGCGCCGGTAAGTCGCATGTCGTTTTGCAGCAGTGCCCGACTACTCGAGAGGTACTAACAGATAAGCGTAAGCTCTATGCACTCCTGATGGAGATGCACTTGCCTGTCATTGGAATGCCGATGTGTTTCACCAAAGTCGGCGAGAAATTCATTCCTCCTCACACCGACGACATTTTTCGATGAATCGAAAGACAAATATCACGCAAGGAACCCAAAGAATTATCTACCCTACTACTCTTGAGTAGAAAACCGATCGCATTTTCCAGTCATCTTGTTAGAATTTACTATGAATTATTTCTGTTTATGCTCGAATGCAATTTTTCTAGAgaataaattacattttaatttcatagGTGATGGGACTGACCACAAATGCCTACGTTATTGTCTCTTGTGTGACTAAAGAGCGGCCCTACAAAGTTCACCCTCATCGTCTCGTCAGTAGAGACAAAAGTTCGAATCATGGAGTTTATGCAACGATAGTGCGGCCCGACATCGACgaagttgaattaaaaaatataagcaTTCAATGTGTCAGGAAAAAAGACGTTCAAAAATCTCTCGATGAGAGGAAGCTCATTCGAGTGGATCCATTTGAACAAGGCTACGCTCATGCTGAGGATCCAGGATCCATTGATCTCAACGTAGTGCGATTGTGTTTTCAAGTCTACCTCTATGATCCCGTCACTGAGAAGTGCACAATTAAACTCACACCGGTTGTGTCTGATCCAATTTATGATAAGCAGACAGCCACGAATCTAAAAATATCTAAATTGAGTAGGAAGGCGGCTTCGGTCGCTGGAGGCACATTATTGACTATATTCGGATACAGAGTGGTAGAAGACGAGGTGAAAGTTCGTTTTTTCGAGGTAATAGGTGAACACCTCGTTTGGGAAACCTTACAGGATCCCATTCCAAGGGATAAGTACCAGGATCAGGTAAACTTTGTAATGGTTTCTTTGTAATGCTTTCCTAGAAGAAATCCAAATTTGTtctgtaaaatattttccattgaactTTTTTGTACAGGAAAAAACGTAGTCAAGCAAATTGCACACTCTAGACTGAGAAACGAATGATGTTGATTCCTACGTGGAATTCAATGAAGGCCCCGATCTTGATGTGATGCATGCTGAAGAACGTATTTTGCAGGCTGAGCGTAGCTCAAAGAATTAATATCTTAATACATTGATGCagattgacaaaaaaaaagatttttcacatccatttattcattttcagaCAAGGATTTCTGTCCTTATACCTCCCTACACCTGCGGAGACATCAAGAGTCCCATTCGCATCTTAATCCAACTCACAAAGCCCTCGACTGGAGAAGCTGGCAAAGCCGTTCCCTTCATATTTCTTCCTGTAGATTATGACACGGATGATGAAGAGACTGGAGTAGCTGATACTTCCTCGAAGAGGAAAAGGCCTGTCATTGATAGCTGTGACTCGTTGGAGGTCTCTAATATCCTACCACCATGTCCCATCGAACCCCCAAATCTGCCACCGTCTCCAGACACAACCAATCCAGACTCAACTGTGCCAAATGAAGAGATTGAACCATCCAAATGCCTGGACGATATCCCCCAGGAGAAACAATATGTatattccaacaaaactttAAATGCTGGAGGATTCGTGATGCCTTATCACAAGCGACCAAAGTATTACGAGCATCCACCGTTTCCAACGGCTCCACGTGTACCATATCATCCAACAATGTACCCCCCGCACTTTGGGAATTCTAATATGTATCCAATGAGTTTCAACAATCCGCAGTGCAACTGCCAGTACTATCCACCAATGCCATCGCATTGCAATTCAGTTCAATTATGTATGCCGCAGCCCTCTTCTTATATGGTTCAGTGTCCACATTTTGGGGGCAATTTACCTAGATTCAAGGACAGATGCCAAGTGCCTATCCATGACCAACGCAACAGAAACTCGCAACCTAAGCCAATCTTGACCAGTGAGCTTGGCCAGAGCATCGTAAAAGTGGATCTGAGAGAAGTTCAGCCGCCCATTAGGTTTGATGTCAATCCCAATGATCATCTCCACGCGATCGGAAATATAATGGACCTGGATATAGACAGATACATTGATTCTCTTTCTGGCACACTCAGTGATATTAAGCTGAATGATGAAGATGGTATCCTGGTAATCTGCGATAATCAACAAGATGGGCATGGGCAAGTGCAGCCCGGTTCTGACTCAATTGTAAAATGGAGTTCACACGAGATGAAATCATACAAAGATTATGGTGAGATTTCTACAGAATATtttccgataaacaatttcatAGGATCAGCTAAAAACTGAAAAGTTCTAAAACAATTCACGTGAATTCCTATGAAAGTGTTTCACGTATCCTTTAgttatttttgtcaattttgattttctaATTTCAATGTATTAATTAACCTTTTAGATTATAATACGAGGAACATGCTTCACAACAACCGAAACCGTATGGAGTACGACTTATTATCAAATGTTGAAAttgcaaatgaaaataacGGTACGTCTCAGAAATCCCAAAATTCTCCAGAGCTAGAAAGACAAAACAACACCGAGGAGAATCTCTTACTGGTCTGCGACGATACGATAaacgaaattttaaaaatttcgcaACAACAGAACTTATAGCGTAATAATGCATATAGAAACTTATGTCAACTGCCAACGAGTTATTTCTGACACTTATCTGACAAAGTTGTCCTCGAGTACTAGGCAATTTGTGATATTTTACTCTTTCTGATTGTGTAATGACGTATAGTATTGTAGTTATCCCTATAAATATACATATTGTTAATGATTTTCGCATGTACTATAGAAAGAGCTCACATATGAATAATACACTTTTTAATTCTTCGGTGTTCATCCATGTATCAAATTCTGCTCACATTTCtacagaatttttatattttttatatattcttTTAAAACAGTTAGACCTACATGTTAAATGTAGGTCAAGGTCGCCTGAATGgagtttttttgaaaattttatttatattaaatgtAGGTTATGATCACCGGTGGGCTTGCGAGtttgatatgaatataattttaaataaaaatgcattaattgaaaaaaaaaccttttttttCTGGCCAGCGTCATGAGCAAAATTTAAATgatcattattaattatccacgGGGCTACAAACAATATCAATACGGGTACAATACTGTACTAGTAATGTACAATCATGTGCATTAGTTAGTTTTTCCATTTGTAACCCCCCCGCCGGCTAAGTACATTGGTGTGCGACAATTTAATTGAGACATAACCTCAATCCCTTGTAGTGGTGAACCGTCACCTGTAACGCTGTGTCAAAACACCGGTTCATTCTTACAAAAGCTAATGTTTTTCCACCGTTTTTTtgtataataattaattataataataaagatGAGTTCATCGTTGGTTGCTAAAGTGCTCCGCACAACAGGTGAGTCCGAATTCCTCAAAATCTACGAATGTACTGACCCCGCTACCGATTTCAGCTAAAATTGAAGCAGCAGATTTAAAAGACAAAATTAGTGAAATCCAGAAAGAGATAATCCTTCTGAAAACTGATGTGAATCAATTTATCGATGATAATTATGTGGATTTTCTTGCAAAAGTGGAGAAGGATACAATTTTGATCGAGAGGGCTGAAAACTTGGTAGATAATATGAAAGGATTGAAAAACAGGATTGAGGATCAGGTAAAATACTCTTGCCGTTGTGCCCCAGCAATTAGGAATAACTTTTTTGAAGTTCAACTTCATCAAGAACATATTTCCAAAACTTTTACAGATCAAAGTGGAGCTCTCGGGCTCTAccaaagaattaaaaaatctatctCAAGCCCTGGAAGCTTCCAACCTCAGTCTTAGTCTTTCCTCTCAACTTTTGGAATTGCACACCTCTCTGAAAACAGTAGATAAACTTCAACAAGAGAAACGTTACATGGAAGCTGCAAGAGTCTTCAAAAGAATGCAGAAAATCCTAAACAAACGGGAAGACAACGATCTCAAACTGTTGAATATATATCCGCCTATCAGGGACTGTTACTTCACCGCTTACAGCACGTTTTTATCAACCATCAAGGAGATATGGGAGCAGACGGTTTGCTGGAGTAATCCTCAAGACTCGGAGTCATCTTCGAAAAATGATAAAGACAATTCGATCAGTCTTAGAATTGATTGTCAACCAAAACAGATGCAGGACCTTGTGCAAGCCCTACATTATGTTGAAGAGTTCTGTCCCAGTCTACACTTGTTCTCCACAAAAATCCTCAAGCTGTTCATCATTCCTATCATCCACTATGACTGCTCGGTCTATGTTGCTGAGAAAACCGTCTTCAACGTGAATGTTTGGAATGAGAAGCAATCACCCACGTACAAGAGCACTCTTCACAACTTGAAGCTACTCTTTCAATTCTTGAATCAACATTTTCAATGCAGTGTTGAAGAGAAAACATTCATTGAACTTATCAGTGGGCAGTTGTTTGTGAAACTCAATGAGGAGTTGATCAAGAATTGTGTCTCGAAGACTATTCCAGATTCCAGTGCTGAGCTACAGAATTTTAAAGAGGTGGAGGAGAATGTGCAGGAGTTTGAAAATTACTTGGTCGAGATTGGTAAGTAGAACTCGGCTAATTTACATTGGGTTATTGTTATTGAAGCGGTTTTTAATTTGCATGTAATTCAGAAATCAATGTCATTCGTATCTTTCTTAGGATTCATTCCACCCCAGGAATTATTCCTCTCTCAATACATTAGCAATATCGATCATTTATACATCGATAAAAAGTGTCAAGGGCTGCTAAACACTGCCAgagaaataatgaagaaaGATCTACACGACTCCTTCAAATACGAGCCCGAGATTCCGGAATCCCCATTATCCCAGGATAAACTGAATGACAATAACTCCAGTGAGGCAGTCATGGAGAGAAAGCTCAGCAAAAATACATTCCAATTGCCTGCATGTCAGATCAGCAAAAGTGCACGAGAAATTTTAGAGTTagtgaaaaacattttggACGAGGTGACGCGCAGTTCTGAGGCATGCTCAGTAAGGTTGTACTACACGAGCAGAAACATCTTCGAAATGTACGCAGGGGCTGTCCCAGAGTACCACAAGAAATTTCTAGAGACGATTCCCCAACAGGTCGCTTTATTTCACAATAACTGTATGTACTTTGCTCATCATCTGATGACACTGGGACACCAGTACCACGACAAAATGCCATCGCACTTGGAGAAGCATAATGTGACTTATGTGGATCTCACATTGAAATTACGTGCTGTTGGGGCTGAATATTTCATGAGTCACATGAAGTATCAGAGGAATATTATTACGGAAATTATTAGGGATTCTGGACTGTCTCAACTAGGGCAGAGTTCAAAACTACCTCCGGGTACAGAGAGAGCCCTACGACAGTGCGTACGTCAGCTAGAATTACTGAAAACAGTATGGTCAGAGGTCCTCCCAGTGAATACTTACTGCAAGGCCTTAGGTAAACTACCCCAATTATGTCCTTCCTAAATATTATTCTTCAATATATCTTTACTTCTTTTAATTCAGGATGCATCACCAATTCAATGATCGAAGACTTGGTACTGAAAGTGATAACAGTAGAAGACATTCCGGCAGCAGTGGCCACCGAGCTCGTGGCATTATTCAATATAATAGTGAAACGAGTACCAGCAATATTCCCAGTGAGTAAAGCATAAACAAATACTATTTTAATGTCATAACATTCTATAATTCCATAAGTTACCACCAGGCTAGTGTCACCGATAGAtttcaaatgaacaaaaaattgaggaatcaaattaaaatgaagaCCCTTCAATTATcaagaatcatttttattataagaAGAATGAGTACAGAAAGCCAATACCTGTCtaaaaattgatgtttttCACCTTTCAGGATCCTCATGCAATAAATCGTAACGTGAGCAAATGGCAGAAATTGTTGGAACTCATTAAAATACTAGAGGCATCACTGAGAGACATTCAGGATCGTTGGGCAGATGGCAAAGGACCCCTTGCTCATGAATTCACATCGACCCAGGTGAAGCAGTTGGTAAGAGCTCTCTTCCAGAATACTGAGAGAAGAGCAGCCCTCCTTGCTACCATCAAATAGCACttgttcatgttttttttttacctgtgAATGTATTTATCGTGTGATGTCatcaggaaataaaaaaattattgcacaaTTGCGCTCGTAAAATAATCTTCTACTTCATCCTTTCAATTGGCCCATCAGGTTTTTAATCGTTTTAATTGGCTTTTGGCTGGATACGGCTGCTGTCAAGGGGGTCAGAAGAGATTTAGGTAGAGGCAGAGTGGCGTACGGTAATAATAatcgtaaattatttaattatgttCCAAATACCAAATTATCATTTTACATTGAATGTTCAAACATTGCAGATTGCTTATTCTCTGCCCTTAATTCAATTATAATCAGCCACCAAATAATTCATGtccataattaattttttttcccgagaACTACTGTTGCTCTTAGCAACAATTATCAGATTTTTTGCATAACAACAAATTTTATCTTTCTGTTCTACGTTTTGTGGCTCTAtaataaattggaatttttataattccaaattttatattttgatgGATCCGAGTAAAACAAGAAGATGGAACGACGTACATGTCATataaaatctaaaataaaattgtccatTAACGATTTAGCGCAAGAGGAAGATGTGTCATTTCAGTAGCGGAGAGGTATTCATAACATAAACAGTTGATTCCTTAAATTTTATTCGACATCTACTGATGTTGACTAACTCGATCACAAGCATCCAGTGAGTAATTATCATATGAAGATTTTTTAAGTTTCCTgggaaatttcgaaattttttttcacgtcaacGAATGCTTTCCAGATGcaaattttattccattgtGTGTAAATCCTTGTGAATTCATTGTAACAATGGGTGATAAGAAGAAAAAgtaaaagatattttttaaggaaaGGCTTTCCCTctcgtaataaaaaaattattgaaatgtttCCTTGATCAGTCATCAGATATAAATAAACATCAAAGAAAATATGGAAATCAACTCGTTCTGTTGCATTACCCTACTCCCCTACTGATTTATTATTACCATATTATCATTGAAATTACGCGTAACTACAAATAATCGCGACCGCTTTACTCATTATCAGTCTTAACTTCGCGATTGACTCATCAGAATAATCTTCGCATTCCCGATATACTTGAAAACAAATCTCACTAAATagaatccgaaaaaaaaaacaaatataaaatgtGACAATTGATGAAAAGTTGGAGACCATGAATTTGAGAAACCGGTTCATGGAAAATAAACTATTATAAACGAAACATAAATTCATAGCACAATTGTTGTTTCGGTAatggttatttttttcaattatcatgTTTTCTTGTTTTACA
This genomic interval from Diachasmimorpha longicaudata isolate KC_UGA_2023 chromosome 4, iyDiaLong2, whole genome shotgun sequence contains the following:
- the LOC135161726 gene encoding centromere/kinetochore protein zw10 homolog — protein: MSSSLVAKVLRTTAKIEAADLKDKISEIQKEIILLKTDVNQFIDDNYVDFLAKVEKDTILIERAENLVDNMKGLKNRIEDQIKVELSGSTKELKNLSQALEASNLSLSLSSQLLELHTSLKTVDKLQQEKRYMEAARVFKRMQKILNKREDNDLKLLNIYPPIRDCYFTAYSTFLSTIKEIWEQTVCWSNPQDSESSSKNDKDNSISLRIDCQPKQMQDLVQALHYVEEFCPSLHLFSTKILKLFIIPIIHYDCSVYVAEKTVFNVNVWNEKQSPTYKSTLHNLKLLFQFLNQHFQCSVEEKTFIELISGQLFVKLNEELIKNCVSKTIPDSSAELQNFKEVEENVQEFENYLVEIGFIPPQELFLSQYISNIDHLYIDKKCQGLLNTAREIMKKDLHDSFKYEPEIPESPLSQDKLNDNNSSEAVMERKLSKNTFQLPACQISKSAREILELVKNILDEVTRSSEACSVRLYYTSRNIFEMYAGAVPEYHKKFLETIPQQVALFHNNCMYFAHHLMTLGHQYHDKMPSHLEKHNVTYVDLTLKLRAVGAEYFMSHMKYQRNIITEIIRDSGLSQLGQSSKLPPGTERALRQCVRQLELLKTVWSEVLPVNTYCKALGCITNSMIEDLVLKVITVEDIPAAVATELVALFNIIVKRVPAIFPDPHAINRNVSKWQKLLELIKILEASLRDIQDRWADGKGPLAHEFTSTQVKQLVRALFQNTERRAALLATIK
- the LOC135161727 gene encoding proto-oncogene c-Rel-like, translating into MDANGKPYIQILEQPASREFRFRYECERRSHGSIPGVHTTVVKKTYPKIRVMGLTTNAYVIVSCVTKERPYKVHPHRLVSRDKSSNHGVYATIVRPDIDEVELKNISIQCVRKKDVQKSLDERKLIRVDPFEQGYAHAEDPGSIDLNVVRLCFQVYLYDPVTEKCTIKLTPVVSDPIYDKQTATNLKISKLSRKAASVAGGTLLTIFGYRVVEDEVKVRFFEVIGEHLVWETLQDPIPRDKYQDQTRISVLIPPYTCGDIKSPIRILIQLTKPSTGEAGKAVPFIFLPVDYDTDDEETGVADTSSKRKRPVIDSCDSLEVSNILPPCPIEPPNLPPSPDTTNPDSTVPNEEIEPSKCLDDIPQEKQYVYSNKTLNAGGFVMPYHKRPKYYEHPPFPTAPRVPYHPTMYPPHFGNSNMYPMSFNNPQCNCQYYPPMPSHCNSVQLCMPQPSSYMVQCPHFGGNLPRFKDRCQVPIHDQRNRNSQPKPILTSELGQSIVKVDLREVQPPIRFDVNPNDHLHAIGNIMDLDIDRYIDSLSGTLSDIKLNDEDGILVICDNQQDGHGQVQPGSDSIVKWSSHEMKSYKDYDYNTRNMLHNNRNRMEYDLLSNVEIANENNGTSQKSQNSPELERQNNTEENLLLVCDDTINEILKISQQQNL